The Sorangiineae bacterium MSr11367 genome window below encodes:
- a CDS encoding ferredoxin reductase, whose amino-acid sequence MTVLQRISDVVGLMATPLRPSHYLELVQPLWSTHRLQARVESVWDETSDTRTLTLRPGHGFRRHRAGQHVRVGVSIGGRQMTRTYSISSSPDRSDGCFTITAKHAGRVSGFLVRDVRPGDLLSIGLPQGDFHLPDAAPVRPLFITGGSGITPVMSMLRTFVLRWHMPDTSHVHYAPNVLDVIFGRELEGIAAKLPNYRFHPIYTRAQPPRHFSEAQLEELCPDWRERDVWACGPQSLLDDVTACFERAGRARYLHIERFTAPLARLPANLTGGMVHFRRSGVEVRADGKKALLRVAEDAAIPAPHGCRMGVCHTCDATMVSGCVRDLRTGLEVDEPGSRIQLCVCAAAGNVEIEL is encoded by the coding sequence ATGACGGTGTTGCAGCGAATCTCCGACGTGGTGGGGCTCATGGCCACGCCCTTGCGCCCCTCTCATTACCTGGAGCTCGTTCAGCCGCTTTGGAGCACGCATCGCCTGCAGGCGCGCGTCGAGAGCGTGTGGGACGAGACGAGCGACACGCGCACCCTCACGTTGCGTCCGGGGCATGGCTTTCGCCGTCATCGCGCGGGGCAGCACGTGCGCGTGGGCGTGTCCATCGGCGGCAGGCAGATGACGCGCACGTACTCCATTTCGTCGTCGCCCGATCGCAGCGATGGCTGCTTCACCATCACCGCGAAACACGCAGGCCGCGTTTCGGGCTTCCTCGTGCGTGACGTTCGTCCGGGAGATCTGCTCTCCATCGGTCTCCCGCAGGGCGATTTTCACCTTCCCGATGCCGCGCCGGTTCGGCCGCTGTTCATCACCGGCGGCAGCGGCATCACCCCGGTCATGAGCATGCTGCGCACCTTCGTCCTTCGCTGGCACATGCCCGACACCTCCCACGTGCACTATGCACCGAATGTGCTCGACGTCATCTTCGGCCGCGAGCTCGAGGGCATCGCCGCGAAGCTTCCGAATTACCGCTTCCATCCAATTTACACGCGTGCGCAGCCTCCGCGCCATTTCTCCGAGGCCCAGCTCGAGGAGCTCTGCCCCGATTGGCGCGAGCGCGACGTGTGGGCCTGCGGCCCGCAAAGCTTGCTCGACGACGTCACCGCGTGCTTCGAGCGCGCGGGGCGGGCGCGCTATCTCCATATCGAGCGATTCACCGCGCCGCTCGCACGGCTCCCCGCGAACCTCACCGGCGGAATGGTGCACTTTCGCCGAAGCGGCGTCGAGGTGCGCGCCGATGGGAAAAAGGCATTGTTGCGCGTCGCCGAAGACGCCGCGATCCCTGCACCGCACGGCTGCCGGATGGGCGTCTGCCACACGTGCGATGCAACGATGGTCTCCGGCTGCGTGCGCGACCTGCGAACGGGCTTGGAAGTCGATGAACCTGGCTCGCGCATCCAATTGTGCGTGTGCGCAGCCGCTGGAAACGTGGAGATCGAGCTATGA
- a CDS encoding DMT family transporter has product MDRGIARGVAAASAAQWILGSSAAVSALLVAYPVFGGQAIRYTFAAIILLVLCRLRGLSFVPLRGFDLVRLVLLACTGLVGFNVCIQLALRYTAPTTLGTIIGCTPVVLALLTPLLARKPPSLRLLGAGAVVSLGAGIAQGFGGGHPLGFLFSAGALAGEVLFSLLAVSLLPKLGVLRLSTYLCVLAVPMFATLGFVVDGSNVLRMPTSAELFALAYLTLILSALGFLIWYSALERLGAARTGLFCGLAPVAAAATSAMLGTGRPGLAEIAGTALVAIGVVYGIGAG; this is encoded by the coding sequence ATGGATCGAGGCATCGCACGGGGAGTAGCGGCCGCATCGGCGGCGCAATGGATCTTGGGCAGCTCGGCGGCCGTGTCGGCGCTGCTCGTGGCCTATCCGGTCTTCGGAGGACAGGCGATTCGCTACACCTTTGCGGCGATCATCTTGTTGGTCCTTTGCCGGCTGCGCGGGCTCTCCTTCGTGCCGCTCCGCGGATTCGATCTCGTGCGGCTCGTGCTCTTGGCGTGCACGGGGCTCGTTGGATTCAATGTTTGCATCCAGCTCGCGCTTCGGTACACGGCGCCGACGACGCTCGGGACCATCATCGGATGCACGCCGGTGGTTCTTGCGTTGCTCACACCGCTGCTCGCGCGAAAGCCTCCGAGCCTGCGTCTGCTCGGGGCCGGGGCCGTGGTGTCGCTGGGTGCTGGCATTGCGCAGGGCTTTGGCGGTGGGCACCCGCTCGGGTTTCTCTTCTCCGCCGGTGCGCTCGCGGGCGAGGTGCTTTTCTCGCTTCTTGCGGTGAGCCTGCTCCCCAAGTTGGGGGTCCTGCGCCTCTCGACCTATCTGTGTGTGCTGGCCGTTCCCATGTTTGCCACCCTCGGGTTCGTCGTGGATGGTTCGAACGTGCTGCGCATGCCCACGAGTGCCGAGCTATTCGCCTTGGCGTACCTCACGCTCATCCTCAGCGCGCTCGGATTCCTCATTTGGTACTCGGCCCTGGAACGCCTCGGTGCCGCACGCACGGGCCTTTTCTGCGGGCTCGCCCCCGTGGCTGCGGCCGCCACATCCGCGATGCTGGGGACGGGCCGGCCCGGCCTTGCCGAGATTGCAGGCACCGCCTTGGTGGCGATAGGGGTCGTCTACGGGATTGGCGCGGGATAA
- a CDS encoding DUF1501 domain-containing protein, which produces MNDIGAKGPPAPSLRKMSRRGVVRLGAFSVLAMPFTKLAIAQNDVPRHFFLHILISGGIDGSYLFDARPLRMTDKGRHANYLYKNSVQGIPAGVDAARIEMVGSNGTKTLRTSLVNPLMAHAADFSIVNGVLMSKDGEGHENSARYAMTNQSNEGFDSFIPMLGAPSGLPIESILFGALPPGMSPGANFSKSIQFQGTEANGIGRALAHGPKIEKDSALFRHIRQRQSANAQGAGMFSQGSKKLLSALENAPLLSSALQRAVGTEPASTVDFLAGLAIALEYFRSGVTSAATVVHDRGADLDVHGAGDAAGTQMALLGGRLGTGSGATAPGVTQNLARVFEILKATPLDRNDPRSPSFFDVTTVCIHTEFTRTMVSLSFSGDVGYTGTDHNPLSNTVILAGYGIRGGLILGESDCTDVDDNGNILNVSGAHFAREGTTDNKQLRKIMGKPFDFATMKARSDRPATFQATDYLNFSSVANTVMDLFGIDPQKKFRVGGNPAPILEPLRKRI; this is translated from the coding sequence ATGAACGACATTGGCGCCAAAGGGCCGCCCGCACCATCGTTGCGCAAGATGTCCCGTCGAGGCGTCGTGCGGCTCGGGGCGTTTTCCGTTTTGGCGATGCCCTTCACGAAATTGGCCATTGCGCAAAATGACGTACCTCGGCATTTCTTCCTGCACATCCTGATCTCGGGCGGAATCGACGGAAGCTATCTATTCGACGCGCGCCCGCTGCGGATGACCGACAAAGGACGTCACGCGAACTATCTCTACAAGAACAGCGTGCAAGGCATTCCCGCGGGCGTCGATGCTGCCCGCATCGAGATGGTGGGCTCGAACGGCACGAAGACGCTCCGCACCTCGCTGGTCAATCCTCTCATGGCGCACGCGGCCGACTTCTCGATCGTGAACGGCGTCTTGATGAGCAAAGACGGCGAAGGCCACGAAAACAGCGCGCGGTACGCGATGACCAATCAGTCGAACGAGGGATTCGATTCGTTCATCCCCATGCTGGGCGCGCCGTCCGGATTGCCAATCGAATCGATCCTCTTCGGGGCCCTCCCGCCTGGGATGTCGCCCGGAGCGAACTTCAGCAAGAGCATCCAGTTTCAGGGGACCGAGGCGAACGGAATCGGTCGTGCGCTCGCCCATGGTCCCAAAATCGAGAAAGACTCGGCACTCTTTCGTCACATTCGGCAACGCCAGTCGGCCAATGCCCAGGGCGCGGGGATGTTTTCCCAAGGCTCGAAAAAGCTCCTTTCGGCGCTCGAGAATGCCCCTTTGCTATCGTCGGCGCTGCAAAGGGCCGTCGGGACGGAACCCGCGTCGACGGTCGACTTCCTCGCGGGCCTCGCGATTGCGCTCGAGTACTTTCGCTCCGGGGTTACCTCGGCGGCGACGGTCGTTCACGATCGGGGGGCCGATCTCGACGTTCACGGCGCAGGTGACGCTGCGGGGACGCAAATGGCGCTGCTCGGTGGCCGCCTCGGAACGGGGAGCGGTGCGACCGCGCCCGGGGTGACGCAAAATCTTGCCCGCGTATTCGAGATTCTCAAAGCTACGCCGCTCGATCGCAACGATCCACGAAGCCCATCGTTCTTCGATGTGACCACGGTGTGCATTCACACCGAGTTCACCCGAACGATGGTGTCCCTCTCGTTCTCCGGCGACGTGGGATACACCGGAACGGATCACAATCCGCTGTCGAATACGGTCATTCTGGCGGGCTACGGGATCCGCGGTGGTCTCATCTTGGGTGAGAGTGACTGCACCGATGTGGACGACAACGGGAATATTCTGAACGTCTCCGGCGCCCACTTCGCCCGTGAGGGGACGACGGACAACAAGCAGCTCCGCAAGATCATGGGCAAACCGTTCGATTTTGCGACGATGAAGGCACGCAGCGATCGTCCGGCGACCTTCCAGGCAACGGACTATCTGAACTTCTCCTCGGTCGCGAACACGGTGATGGATCTCTTCGGAATCGACCCGCAGAAGAAGTTCCGAGTGGGCGGTAATCCGGCGCCCATTCTCGAGCCGCTTCGAAAACGGATCTAA
- a CDS encoding PLP-dependent aminotransferase family protein gives MDLPIILDERTGRLALQVTASLRDAIRQRRLAVGARLPSTRALATDLGVSRGVIVEAYEQLTAEGYLETRRGSGTRVACKSSTESVAPRRKLVPDVGGGWEPDRAIPFRYDFRFSTPDLSTFPRGRWLWAIRHALATVAHADLGYVNPCGVVALRDEITAYLRRVNAAVCNVEEVAVVAGVAQSFVVALRLLSRRGCKRLAVEDPSGHRSRGLLENCAYSLIGVPVDEEGIRVDMLERTDADAVLVTPAHQFPTGVVLSPRRRAELVQWARRRNTFILEDNYDAEFRYDREPVGCIQGLAPDRVFLAGSVSKSLAPALRLGWLVVPTGPFSDECCAERSFLDLGSPVLDQYALAHLLATGTYDRHLRAVRRRYRARRDALVGALQQYLPSWRIHGVAAGLHLYVELPKGTDARAIVDCAAHASIGLESIDSMRLAHPSPPALVLGYARLSEEELSTAIKLLARHVAKTK, from the coding sequence ATGGACCTTCCCATCATCCTCGACGAGCGCACGGGCCGTCTCGCGCTGCAAGTCACGGCTTCGTTGCGCGATGCCATTCGTCAGCGGCGGCTCGCGGTGGGCGCGCGCCTTCCCTCGACGCGCGCGCTCGCGACCGATCTCGGCGTGTCGCGCGGCGTGATCGTGGAAGCGTACGAACAGCTCACCGCGGAGGGCTACCTCGAAACGCGTCGAGGTTCGGGTACGAGGGTCGCGTGCAAGTCGTCGACCGAGTCGGTCGCGCCGCGTCGCAAGTTGGTACCCGACGTGGGCGGAGGTTGGGAGCCGGATCGTGCGATTCCTTTTCGTTACGATTTCCGATTCAGCACACCCGACTTGAGCACGTTTCCGCGCGGCCGATGGCTATGGGCCATTCGTCACGCGCTGGCGACCGTGGCGCATGCGGACCTCGGATACGTCAATCCCTGCGGCGTGGTTGCCCTGCGGGACGAGATCACAGCGTACCTCCGGCGGGTGAACGCGGCCGTGTGCAACGTCGAGGAGGTGGCCGTGGTGGCGGGCGTGGCGCAATCGTTCGTGGTGGCACTGCGCCTGTTGTCACGTCGAGGCTGCAAGCGACTCGCCGTGGAGGATCCGAGCGGCCATCGCTCGCGCGGCCTATTGGAGAATTGCGCCTATTCGCTCATTGGGGTGCCGGTCGACGAAGAGGGCATTCGGGTCGATATGCTGGAGCGTACCGACGCCGACGCGGTGCTCGTCACGCCCGCACACCAGTTTCCCACGGGTGTGGTGCTATCGCCGCGCCGTCGTGCGGAGCTCGTTCAATGGGCGCGCCGCCGCAACACGTTCATCCTCGAAGACAATTACGATGCGGAGTTCCGCTACGACCGCGAACCCGTCGGCTGCATCCAGGGGCTCGCCCCCGACCGCGTGTTTCTCGCGGGCTCGGTGAGCAAATCCCTAGCACCCGCCCTACGCCTCGGTTGGCTGGTCGTTCCAACGGGCCCCTTCTCCGACGAATGCTGCGCCGAGCGAAGCTTCCTCGATCTGGGCTCGCCGGTGCTCGATCAATACGCGCTCGCGCACTTGCTCGCCACGGGCACGTACGATCGCCATTTGCGCGCCGTGCGCCGTCGCTACCGGGCTCGGCGCGATGCCTTGGTCGGAGCCCTGCAGCAATACCTGCCATCGTGGCGCATTCACGGTGTTGCAGCTGGATTGCATTTGTATGTCGAGTTACCAAAAGGAACGGACGCACGCGCCATCGTCGATTGCGCCGCACACGCCAGCATTGGCCTCGAGTCCATTGACTCGATGCGTCTTGCACATCCAAGTCCGCCAGCGTTGGTCTTGGGATATGCGCGGCTGTCGGAGGAAGAACTCTCCACTGCGATAAAACTGTTGGCGCGCCACGTCGCAAAGACGAAATAG
- the smpB gene encoding SsrA-binding protein SmpB: MGRRNDAQKYIAQNRAATFHYDISERFEAGIVLRGSEVKSLREGRANLTEAYAAVEHGEVWLRQMHVASFFAARAFPHAEKGARKLLLHAREIRHLERAVSREGYTLVPLNLYFKEGWVKVTLGLGRGKKAHDKRAVLVEKTEAREALEELRARRDGTRK, translated from the coding sequence ATGGGCCGCCGCAACGATGCGCAAAAGTACATCGCACAGAATCGCGCGGCGACGTTCCATTACGACATCTCGGAGCGGTTCGAGGCCGGCATCGTTCTTCGCGGTAGCGAGGTGAAGTCGCTCCGCGAAGGCCGCGCCAACCTGACCGAGGCCTACGCCGCGGTGGAACATGGCGAAGTGTGGCTGCGGCAGATGCATGTTGCATCTTTTTTTGCCGCCCGCGCCTTTCCCCACGCGGAGAAGGGAGCCCGCAAACTGCTCCTGCACGCCCGGGAGATCCGCCACCTGGAGCGCGCCGTCTCGCGCGAAGGCTACACGCTCGTGCCGCTCAATCTGTATTTCAAAGAGGGCTGGGTGAAGGTCACCTTGGGGCTCGGCCGCGGAAAGAAGGCGCACGACAAGCGGGCCGTCCTCGTCGAAAAGACCGAGGCCCGCGAGGCCCTCGAAGAGCTCCGCGCACGCCGCGACGGCACCCGGAAATAA
- a CDS encoding DUF1565 domain-containing protein — protein MRAVTASSLIGFGASAVVCLVLAGCPPTFFEPCRGYECGLDDGGSEVGDDVRPDVPSTPNLPKIDGVVVEGNPSRTVRQGFGGDPTNGITVVHLTGERLDEVTEVKIGNGANTLKGDITEQTPRALSFKVKVVHGAPFGPQAVNIVTPSGSAASDPVFVISRVTASPSGSDSLERGSATAGTDVEPLRSMAKAITFAQAGDTVFLKDGTYDVKHGEIGKVATKVPVDVTVQGESREGTLLQWDDSSNAGGFVLAGNGRIESLGIIGYAGISAETGIVTIKNVRVAVEGVGLGISVGSFQAIAPPNIVLDSVDISGAIIAVDVLGSEGTITVSKSRIHGNRSGIDAQVSDATLIVTETEVDHNCPGSMSRIDGGIIVKGPAILTNVNIHDNQCAGITMDAELMGPLLITRGTFAANSPNSIYLRTPGKTTIRDSSFGYHQGDIIAIDSTADLDLGTPESPGGNRFTRCDNCDVISNLRPAQGVNPITVRGNTWNQGPDHNTPLPFGCWETDEPRGQTAPPRTWHIAAPGTCTPIKGNVMIN, from the coding sequence CTTCGCTGATTGGATTTGGGGCTTCCGCCGTCGTCTGTCTCGTGCTGGCAGGATGCCCCCCGACCTTTTTCGAACCTTGCCGTGGCTACGAGTGCGGCCTGGATGACGGCGGCAGTGAAGTCGGCGATGACGTGCGGCCCGATGTTCCTTCCACGCCCAATCTGCCGAAGATTGACGGCGTGGTGGTGGAGGGCAATCCGTCGCGGACGGTACGCCAAGGCTTTGGCGGCGACCCGACCAACGGCATCACGGTGGTGCACCTAACCGGCGAGCGCTTGGACGAGGTTACCGAAGTGAAGATCGGCAATGGTGCGAATACCTTGAAAGGTGACATTACCGAGCAAACACCAAGAGCGCTCTCGTTCAAGGTGAAGGTTGTCCATGGGGCACCTTTCGGGCCGCAAGCCGTGAATATTGTCACCCCGTCCGGCTCGGCGGCGTCGGACCCCGTCTTCGTCATTTCGCGTGTCACGGCCTCCCCCAGCGGCAGCGACTCTCTCGAGCGGGGCTCGGCGACGGCAGGGACGGATGTGGAGCCCCTGCGATCCATGGCCAAGGCCATCACGTTTGCCCAGGCCGGCGATACGGTGTTTCTCAAGGATGGGACCTACGACGTCAAGCACGGAGAGATCGGCAAGGTCGCAACCAAAGTCCCTGTGGACGTTACAGTTCAAGGCGAAAGCAGGGAGGGCACATTGCTCCAGTGGGACGACAGCTCAAACGCAGGAGGTTTCGTGCTGGCGGGAAACGGCCGCATTGAATCCCTGGGGATCATCGGGTATGCGGGGATCAGCGCGGAGACCGGCATTGTCACGATCAAGAATGTTAGGGTTGCTGTAGAGGGGGTCGGTTTGGGGATCAGCGTCGGAAGTTTCCAGGCTATCGCCCCCCCGAATATCGTACTGGATTCGGTAGACATTTCCGGCGCGATCATAGCTGTTGATGTCCTGGGCTCCGAGGGGACGATTACGGTAAGCAAGAGTCGCATCCATGGCAATCGCTCTGGCATTGACGCGCAGGTTTCAGACGCGACTCTCATCGTGACTGAAACGGAAGTCGATCATAATTGTCCTGGAAGCATGAGCAGGATCGACGGAGGCATTATCGTGAAGGGCCCGGCCATACTTACGAACGTCAATATTCACGACAATCAATGTGCTGGAATAACGATGGACGCCGAGCTGATGGGACCACTACTCATCACAAGAGGGACCTTTGCTGCGAATTCGCCGAACTCGATCTATCTCCGTACTCCCGGGAAGACGACGATTCGTGACTCGTCATTTGGTTATCATCAAGGCGACATAATTGCCATTGACTCGACGGCTGATCTCGACCTTGGAACGCCAGAGAGTCCAGGTGGCAATCGGTTCACGCGATGCGATAACTGTGATGTAATCAGCAATCTGCGCCCCGCCCAAGGCGTGAATCCCATCACTGTGCGCGGTAATACGTGGAATCAGGGCCCTGATCACAACACTCCGCTACCCTTTGGCTGCTGGGAGACGGACGAGCCAAGAGGCCAGACTGCTCCACCACGTACCTGGCATATTGCCGCACCAGGTACGTGTACCCCAATCAAAGGTAACGTAATGATTAACTGA
- a CDS encoding MerR family transcriptional regulator, producing the protein MTDPNPTTEPPAYTIDELAALTRVPSRTIRFYQSRGALMAPEIRGRVAYYGAAHIERLKLIAQLQDRGLRVDAIRDFVKTIERGELDLAEWLGIERQMQAPWAHDQPRTVTESELYELTGSQRAGLIADLIRVGIVERRGDVYLVASPALLSVAMRLEAVGIDLDTAGGASAILRKHLGRAVTDLVDYFVSRAKDGHVDASNPEQLFEVFRVTGIESVRLLFGREMEQALRKLLASGKITTLSVRAKKRKKG; encoded by the coding sequence ATGACCGATCCGAATCCGACTACCGAGCCGCCGGCGTACACCATTGACGAGCTTGCGGCGCTCACCCGCGTTCCGAGTCGTACGATACGCTTTTATCAATCGCGCGGCGCCCTCATGGCCCCGGAAATTCGCGGGCGCGTGGCCTATTACGGCGCCGCGCACATCGAGAGACTCAAGCTCATCGCGCAGCTTCAAGACCGCGGATTGCGCGTCGATGCCATTCGCGACTTCGTGAAGACCATCGAGCGCGGCGAGCTCGATCTGGCCGAGTGGCTCGGCATCGAGCGGCAGATGCAGGCGCCGTGGGCCCACGACCAACCGCGCACCGTGACCGAGTCGGAGCTTTACGAGCTCACGGGCTCGCAGCGCGCCGGCCTCATTGCCGATCTCATTCGCGTGGGCATCGTCGAGCGCCGAGGCGACGTGTACCTCGTCGCCAGCCCCGCGCTCCTTTCCGTGGCCATGCGCCTCGAGGCCGTGGGCATCGATCTGGACACGGCCGGCGGCGCATCGGCCATCCTGCGCAAGCACTTGGGCCGCGCCGTCACCGACTTGGTGGACTACTTCGTATCGCGCGCCAAAGACGGCCACGTCGATGCGTCCAACCCGGAGCAGCTCTTCGAGGTATTCCGCGTCACCGGCATCGAGTCGGTGCGTTTGCTCTTCGGGCGCGAAATGGAGCAGGCCCTGCGCAAGTTGCTCGCGTCGGGCAAGATCACCACGCTTTCGGTTCGCGCCAAGAAGCGGAAGAAGGGCTAA
- a CDS encoding acyl-CoA desaturase, translating to MKDAAKRLPVNLDDADIDAVGRELDAIQHDIKSSLGESDRRYILRLIKLQRSLALLSRLVIFASLAFLPRWGHALSGWLPFAIVMAIGTFGLGLAKILENMEIGHNVIHGQWDWMHDPEVHSSTWEWDNVCPADQWKHSHNVVHHTWTNVLGKDRDVGYEILRVTPEQPWHPVFLLQPIFNLLLALLFEWGVALHDLDIHAMRRRRGLVEEDRRTLAGIGKKVARQVMKDYVLWPLLAGPFFLYVLGANAVANLMRNVWAYMIIFCGHFPEGVHVFHEAQIENETRGRWYVRQLLGSCNIEGGKMFHVLSGNLSHQIEHHLFPDMPSHRYPEAAPRVRALCARYGIPYNTGSLTRQFGTTTAKILRLSFPGSHDRSESDYRAAGVHH from the coding sequence ATGAAGGATGCCGCGAAGCGCCTCCCCGTCAACCTCGACGATGCGGACATCGACGCGGTGGGCCGCGAACTCGACGCCATTCAACACGACATCAAATCGAGCCTCGGAGAAAGCGATCGACGCTACATTTTGCGCCTGATCAAGCTTCAACGGAGCTTGGCGCTGCTCTCGCGCCTGGTCATCTTCGCGAGCCTCGCGTTCCTACCGCGTTGGGGGCATGCCCTGTCCGGGTGGCTGCCGTTCGCCATCGTCATGGCCATCGGCACGTTCGGACTTGGCCTGGCGAAGATCCTCGAGAACATGGAAATTGGCCACAACGTGATCCACGGCCAATGGGATTGGATGCACGATCCCGAAGTGCATTCGAGCACGTGGGAATGGGACAACGTTTGCCCGGCGGACCAGTGGAAGCATTCGCACAACGTGGTTCATCACACGTGGACGAACGTCCTCGGCAAAGATCGCGACGTCGGTTACGAGATTTTGCGGGTCACGCCGGAGCAGCCGTGGCACCCCGTGTTCCTGCTTCAACCGATTTTCAATCTGCTGCTCGCGCTTCTCTTCGAGTGGGGCGTGGCCCTTCACGATTTGGATATCCACGCCATGCGGCGCCGTCGCGGCCTCGTGGAGGAAGACCGCCGGACCCTCGCCGGCATTGGCAAGAAGGTCGCACGACAGGTCATGAAGGATTACGTGTTGTGGCCGCTGCTCGCGGGGCCCTTCTTCCTTTACGTGCTCGGCGCCAATGCCGTGGCCAATTTGATGCGCAACGTGTGGGCGTACATGATCATCTTTTGCGGGCACTTTCCCGAAGGGGTGCACGTCTTCCACGAGGCGCAGATCGAGAATGAGACCCGCGGCCGATGGTACGTGCGGCAGCTTCTCGGTTCGTGCAACATCGAGGGTGGCAAGATGTTCCACGTGCTGAGCGGCAATCTCAGCCACCAGATCGAGCACCATCTCTTCCCGGACATGCCCAGCCATCGCTACCCGGAGGCCGCGCCGCGTGTGCGTGCCCTTTGCGCGCGGTACGGAATTCCGTACAACACGGGCTCGCTCACGCGCCAATTCGGTACGACCACCGCCAAAATTCTGCGACTCTCGTTCCCTGGAAGCCATGACCGATCCGAATCCGACTACCGAGCCGCCGGCGTACACCATTGA